One Pleurocapsa sp. PCC 7327 DNA segment encodes these proteins:
- a CDS encoding penicillin-binding protein 2, whose translation MTDSTSKVTFSRARDPAKKQPSHKKRPSPRQNSRRSPSKAKTELNPAKLPKVRLLLVWGVMVAGCVGLGWRLYQLQVVQGDELRQKARQQQVIKVRPYIPRRTIVDSQGNALATSRLTYSLFVHPKLFESPKEEVATKLAQSLGDTTEQNLLEQFGQQKTGILLSGSLTEDIAEKIKKLNFNGIDVQERYSRFYPQQEMAAEAVGYVDREYKGQAGVESSQQLLLERSSTSFSLRSSRDGTIVPAYLPKNLLNFDHLQLQLTIDLRLQRAARSALKQQLRKYHAKRGAVIVMDATDGSLVTLVCEPIFNPNQYHRSQVELFKNWTVADRYEPGSTFKPINIAIALERGAIEPNSRFYDSGSITVDGWEIYNATREKFGSLSIAEVLQTSSNIAMIQIMNRLSRKDYYKSLQKLELGKRVGIDLPGEVAGSLKSKSEFSAKAIEAATASFGQGFSLTPIKLVQLHGALANGGKLVTPHVVRGLVDAKGHLHWQPSFKTHRIFSSKTSREVVEMMETVVTDGTGKPARIPGYRIAGKTGTAQKAGAGGGYIPGAKITSFVGIFPVESPRYVILVIVDEPKGENTFGSTVAAPVAKLVMEALISLKGMPPSQKVTDE comes from the coding sequence ATGACTGATTCAACCTCCAAAGTCACATTCTCAAGAGCCAGAGATCCCGCGAAAAAACAACCATCACACAAAAAAAGACCTTCTCCCCGTCAGAATTCCCGTCGCTCTCCTTCCAAAGCCAAAACCGAACTCAACCCTGCTAAGTTACCGAAGGTCAGGTTACTTCTCGTTTGGGGAGTTATGGTAGCCGGATGTGTCGGCTTGGGATGGAGGCTGTATCAGTTACAAGTCGTTCAAGGCGACGAGCTGCGGCAAAAAGCCAGACAGCAGCAAGTCATAAAAGTCCGTCCTTACATTCCTCGACGGACGATCGTCGATAGCCAAGGAAACGCGCTCGCCACCAGTCGGCTAACTTATAGCCTTTTCGTGCATCCGAAACTGTTCGAGTCACCAAAAGAGGAAGTTGCAACCAAGCTTGCCCAGTCTTTAGGAGACACGACCGAGCAAAACCTGCTAGAGCAGTTTGGACAACAAAAAACGGGAATTCTCCTTTCTGGGAGTTTGACGGAAGATATCGCCGAGAAAATCAAGAAACTAAATTTTAATGGCATCGACGTGCAAGAACGCTATTCCCGTTTTTATCCGCAACAAGAAATGGCTGCTGAAGCGGTAGGTTACGTCGATCGCGAGTATAAAGGTCAGGCGGGAGTCGAAAGCAGCCAGCAACTGTTGCTAGAGAGAAGCTCGACGAGCTTCTCGCTTAGAAGTTCTAGAGATGGGACGATCGTGCCAGCCTATCTGCCCAAAAATCTCTTGAATTTCGACCATTTGCAGTTGCAACTTACTATTGACCTGCGCCTGCAAAGAGCAGCTCGTTCTGCTCTAAAGCAACAACTGAGAAAATATCATGCCAAACGAGGTGCGGTTATCGTTATGGATGCAACCGATGGCTCTCTGGTAACGCTCGTTTGCGAGCCAATCTTTAATCCCAATCAGTACCATCGCTCCCAAGTCGAACTGTTTAAAAATTGGACGGTTGCCGATCGCTACGAACCGGGTTCGACCTTTAAGCCAATCAATATCGCGATCGCGCTAGAGCGAGGTGCGATCGAACCCAACAGTCGCTTCTATGACTCTGGCTCGATTACTGTCGATGGCTGGGAGATCTACAATGCCACTAGAGAGAAATTTGGCTCGTTGAGTATAGCGGAAGTCTTGCAAACTTCTAGCAATATCGCCATGATTCAAATCATGAATCGACTTAGCCGCAAAGATTACTACAAAAGTCTCCAGAAACTCGAACTCGGAAAAAGAGTAGGAATCGATCTCCCCGGCGAGGTTGCCGGATCTCTCAAAAGCAAATCCGAATTTAGTGCCAAGGCGATTGAAGCTGCCACCGCTTCCTTCGGTCAAGGCTTTTCCCTAACTCCGATAAAATTAGTTCAGCTACATGGCGCCCTAGCTAATGGCGGCAAGCTGGTCACGCCTCACGTGGTGCGAGGATTAGTCGATGCTAAAGGACATCTCCACTGGCAACCTTCTTTTAAGACTCATCGGATTTTCTCGTCCAAGACTAGCCGAGAAGTTGTAGAAATGATGGAAACCGTCGTAACTGACGGAACGGGCAAACCCGCTCGAATTCCCGGCTATCGCATCGCCGGAAAAACAGGAACGGCCCAAAAAGCGGGCGCGGGTGGAGGCTATATTCCCGGTGCCAAAATTACCAGCTTTGTGGGAATTTTTCCGGTCGAATCTCCTCGCTACGTCATTCTTGTCATTGTGGACGAACCCAAGGGCGAAAATACCTTTGGCTCTACTGTCGCAGCACCCGTTGCTAAATTGGTTATGGAAGCGCTGATTTCCCTAAAGGGTATGCCGCCATCGCAGAAGGTAACTGATGAATAA
- a CDS encoding serine/threonine-protein kinase: MEILCTRPGCPRPKNLFADLDDPSTLKSVQQKYCTSCGMPLILGGHYIPVRLLGQGGFGAAYLARDRFSPTLRSCVVKQFQPSGNLNQQQLEIAQNLFEREAIVLENLGNRHEQIPDLYAFFPLIALNRSSGQQDRFFYLVQEFIDGQTLEEELTAQGQFSEAQIRHLLIEMLKVLKFVHENGSIHRDIKPSNIMRDRNGRLYLLDFGAVKQQAIGSTPSGKSTGIYSMGFAPPEQMAGSQVYPSTDLYALATTCLNLLTGKKPEELYDSYHHGWNWRTHAPQVSDSLAAILDRMLLPTPKDRFQSAQDVLNALDRPSLVQAGSRQGKPTPANLPPAALSTRKPFSLLEVLGSAAFMGFEGALSYIAFTSLLPFPGIALGLWGMCLGGLIYTLYRRGIEGKDLPILAVLTFLLMSIPALRGGLAISVVAIIAVLGGATAIAITAIFRLIYLILSRFF, from the coding sequence ATGGAAATTCTTTGCACTCGTCCGGGTTGTCCTCGCCCTAAAAATCTTTTTGCCGATCTCGACGATCCCTCAACGCTAAAAAGCGTCCAGCAGAAATACTGTACTAGCTGCGGTATGCCGCTAATTTTGGGCGGGCATTACATTCCGGTACGATTGTTGGGACAGGGGGGATTTGGGGCAGCCTATCTGGCTCGCGATCGCTTTTCTCCCACCCTGCGATCGTGCGTTGTCAAACAGTTTCAGCCTAGCGGAAATTTAAATCAGCAGCAGCTAGAAATTGCCCAGAACCTGTTTGAGAGGGAAGCCATCGTACTAGAAAACTTAGGCAACCGACACGAGCAAATCCCCGATTTATATGCCTTTTTTCCGTTAATCGCTCTCAATCGGTCTAGCGGTCAACAAGATCGATTTTTTTATTTAGTACAGGAATTTATTGACGGACAAACGTTAGAAGAAGAACTGACTGCCCAAGGACAATTCTCAGAAGCCCAAATCCGCCATCTCCTGATAGAAATGCTGAAGGTTCTCAAATTCGTTCACGAAAATGGCTCGATCCATCGAGATATCAAACCTTCTAATATCATGCGCGATCGCAACGGGCGTTTATATCTGCTCGATTTTGGTGCTGTCAAGCAACAGGCAATAGGCAGCACGCCGTCGGGAAAATCTACAGGGATTTATTCGATGGGATTTGCGCCGCCCGAACAGATGGCGGGTTCTCAAGTGTATCCCTCGACCGATTTATATGCCTTGGCTACCACTTGTCTGAATTTACTGACGGGGAAAAAACCGGAGGAACTTTACGATTCTTATCATCATGGCTGGAATTGGCGGACTCATGCCCCGCAAGTGAGCGATTCCTTGGCTGCCATCTTAGATCGCATGCTCTTACCAACCCCTAAAGATCGCTTTCAGTCAGCCCAGGATGTCCTCAATGCCCTCGATCGACCCTCGCTCGTCCAAGCGGGATCTCGGCAAGGAAAACCCACTCCCGCCAATCTACCTCCCGCTGCACTGTCAACGCGAAAGCCTTTTTCCTTGCTAGAAGTGCTTGGTAGTGCAGCTTTTATGGGATTTGAAGGGGCTTTATCGTACATTGCTTTTACCAGCTTATTGCCTTTCCCCGGTATCGCTCTTGGTTTATGGGGAATGTGCTTGGGAGGACTGATTTATACGCTATATCGCCGGGGAATTGAGGGCAAGGATTTACCAATTTTGGCAGTTCTGACATTCCTACTCATGTCGATCCCAGCCCTGCGGGGCGGGTTAGCCATTTCGGTTGTCGCGATTATTGCCGTTTTGGGAGGAGCAACCGCGATCGCAATTACAGCAATTTTTCGCTTGATTTATTTAATTCTCTCGCGCTTTTTCTGA
- a CDS encoding LysR family transcriptional regulator → MSDIPFTLDQLRILKAIAAEGSFKRAADTLYVSQPAVSLQVQNLEKQLNVPLFDRGGRKAQLTEAGYLLLSYGEKIITLCQETCRAIEDLQNLQGGTLIVGASQTTGTYLLPRMIGVFRQKYPDVTVQLQVHSTRRTSWGVANGQVDLAIIGGEVPPELQETLKIIPYAEDELALILPVFHPLAKVDTIQKEDLYKLKFITLDSQSTIRKVIDKVLSRCDIDTKRLKVEMELNSIEAIKNAVQAGLGAAFVSVTAIEKELQMGVLHIAPIRDVEVRRTLSVAINPNRYRSKAAEAFIREVLPQFSSHPEYLNIERLSHDSEHYKEVAANGAGG, encoded by the coding sequence ATGTCTGATATTCCTTTTACCTTAGATCAACTTCGGATTCTTAAAGCGATCGCCGCCGAGGGAAGTTTTAAGAGAGCAGCCGATACTCTGTATGTTTCCCAACCTGCCGTTAGCTTGCAAGTTCAGAACCTCGAAAAACAATTGAACGTCCCGCTGTTCGATCGCGGCGGACGCAAAGCCCAACTAACAGAAGCCGGATACTTGCTACTCAGCTACGGAGAAAAAATCATCACCCTTTGCCAGGAAACTTGTCGGGCGATCGAAGATTTGCAAAATCTTCAGGGAGGCACCTTAATCGTCGGTGCGTCTCAAACGACGGGAACTTACTTGCTGCCGCGCATGATCGGGGTATTTCGGCAAAAATATCCCGATGTTACGGTTCAATTGCAAGTTCACTCGACGCGGCGTACCTCCTGGGGAGTAGCCAACGGACAAGTCGATCTGGCAATTATCGGCGGCGAGGTTCCCCCAGAACTCCAAGAAACCCTTAAAATCATTCCCTATGCCGAAGATGAATTGGCGCTAATCCTGCCCGTTTTTCATCCCCTGGCAAAAGTGGACACGATTCAAAAAGAAGATTTGTATAAACTCAAATTTATTACCCTAGATTCACAATCGACCATCCGTAAAGTTATCGATAAAGTTTTGAGTCGCTGCGATATAGATACCAAGCGCTTAAAAGTCGAAATGGAACTGAATTCTATCGAAGCGATTAAAAATGCCGTTCAAGCCGGATTGGGTGCTGCCTTCGTCTCCGTGACAGCTATTGAGAAAGAATTACAAATGGGCGTACTTCACATTGCCCCCATCAGAGACGTTGAAGTCAGACGTACCCTCTCTGTGGCGATCAATCCCAATCGCTACCGTTCTAAAGCAGCAGAAGCATTTATCCGGGAGGTACTGCCTCAGTTTTCTAGCCACCCAGAGTATTTGAATATCGAACGGCTATCCCACGATAGCGAGCATTACAAAGAAGTAGCTGCCAATGGGGCAGGAGGTTGA
- a CDS encoding NnrU family protein: MVNWDWLTSSHWVMLGLLLGFAIVHSGLAALRPWGERKIGARLYRVFFALVSIPLAIILIIYFFNHRYDGLILWQVQNVPGISVFVWIMSAISFLFLYPATFNLLEIAAIQKPQVHLYETGIIRITRHPQMVGQVIWCIAHTLWLGTSFTLVTSLGLIAHHLFAVWHGDRRLYQRYGEAFVALKERTSTIPFLAILDGRQTLKWQEFIRPAYLGVLGFILLFWWGHPWLILAIARVNW, translated from the coding sequence ATGGTTAACTGGGATTGGTTGACGTCGAGTCATTGGGTTATGTTGGGATTGCTGTTGGGATTTGCGATCGTCCACAGCGGTTTAGCGGCTTTGCGACCTTGGGGAGAACGAAAAATTGGGGCTAGACTCTATCGCGTATTTTTTGCGCTAGTCAGTATTCCGCTAGCAATCATTCTCATTATCTATTTTTTCAATCATCGCTATGATGGTTTAATTCTTTGGCAGGTACAAAACGTGCCAGGAATATCGGTTTTTGTCTGGATAATGTCGGCAATTTCTTTTCTCTTTCTCTATCCCGCTACTTTTAATTTGCTCGAAATTGCTGCTATTCAAAAGCCTCAAGTTCATCTTTACGAAACCGGAATTATTCGGATTACTCGTCACCCACAAATGGTTGGGCAAGTTATCTGGTGTATCGCTCATACTTTGTGGCTGGGAACGAGTTTTACGCTGGTGACTTCTCTGGGACTGATCGCCCATCACTTGTTCGCCGTTTGGCACGGAGATCGTCGCCTATATCAACGCTACGGCGAAGCTTTTGTTGCTCTCAAGGAAAGGACTTCAACAATTCCCTTTCTTGCTATTCTCGACGGTCGTCAGACTCTTAAATGGCAGGAATTTATTCGTCCAGCCTATCTGGGCGTTCTTGGATTTATCTTGCTATTTTGGTGGGGACATCCTTGGCTAATTCTGGCAATAGCTAGGGTTAATTGGTGA
- a CDS encoding co-chaperone YbbN: protein MMLSANEKTFSKVVLESSQLVLVHFWAPWCGLCRLIVPSLLKFQSESAGQMQLVGINADENLKLANTYRLKSLPTLILFEKGQIIYRLEGFNGRDELQRNLNLLASNFWVKSA from the coding sequence ATGATGCTGTCAGCGAATGAAAAAACTTTTTCTAAAGTCGTTTTAGAGTCTTCTCAACTCGTTCTCGTTCATTTTTGGGCACCTTGGTGCGGTTTATGCCGCTTAATCGTGCCATCACTGCTTAAATTTCAGTCAGAATCAGCCGGACAGATGCAATTAGTGGGAATCAATGCCGATGAAAATCTCAAATTAGCCAATACTTATCGTCTTAAAAGTCTGCCAACGCTGATTCTCTTTGAAAAAGGACAGATAATTTACCGACTTGAGGGTTTTAATGGACGCGACGAACTACAGCGAAATCTAAATTTGCTTGCATCTAATTTTTGGGTTAAATCTGCTTAA
- a CDS encoding ABC transporter permease — protein MISTLIDRLGEINPQLFRELKGRLQPRNLVIASGISLVVQLLVYFYYRASLPAVSANLTTNDLFNRYCIGSPPMDWNGYTPYPHSSDNFCVKDLLGNWMLNWQLWWLDIFVCLSFIAIFALLVAGTWMLIADLSQEERRGTLNFIRLSPQSAKTILLGKMLGVPVVLCLAVVLALPLHLVAGLSARISLGAILGFYGVLATSCVFFWSAALLFGLVTTGLGGFQAWLGSGVVLFFLLCLTNFVRLGTVATHTPFDWLALLYPGTVLPYLVHATFLPSKTVGYLALENAYQSGGGLNNLLWYGQSLWRNVWTGVGFMLVNYGLWIYWIAQGLKRRFHNPLAMLWSKGQSYAISGCFAAMILGFTLQTTESYQLYENFLMLQAFVLLLFLLLMAGLSPHRQTLQDWVRYRHQMSRDRRHLLKELIWGDKSPSTVAIALNLLIVTSFIVPSIFLFPLEDHKLRLLAGVLLDLGTILIYAAIAQLMLMMKSQKRTIWASATVTVLIFLPLAIMALFSSGDPSRIAAFGLFSLASVWAVDYVSTTTLCLSLLGQWLAIGLVSFQITRQLRKAAESETKALLSDSYKRAIASS, from the coding sequence ATGATATCAACGTTAATCGATCGCTTGGGCGAGATCAATCCTCAACTGTTTCGAGAACTCAAAGGACGATTGCAACCTCGCAATCTCGTCATCGCTTCTGGAATTTCTCTGGTAGTACAGCTATTAGTCTATTTCTACTATCGAGCATCTCTTCCTGCGGTTAGCGCCAACCTAACAACAAACGATCTATTCAATCGCTACTGCATTGGCAGTCCCCCGATGGATTGGAATGGCTACACTCCCTATCCCCACAGTAGCGATAACTTCTGCGTCAAAGACTTGCTGGGCAACTGGATGCTCAACTGGCAGCTGTGGTGGCTAGATATATTTGTCTGTTTGAGTTTTATCGCCATTTTTGCTTTACTGGTAGCAGGAACCTGGATGCTCATTGCTGACTTGTCTCAGGAAGAGAGGCGGGGAACGCTCAATTTTATCCGCCTCAGTCCTCAGTCTGCCAAAACTATTCTCTTGGGGAAAATGCTAGGGGTGCCAGTGGTATTGTGCCTAGCAGTGGTACTGGCACTGCCTTTGCACCTAGTTGCAGGATTGTCCGCACGCATTTCTTTGGGAGCGATCTTGGGTTTCTATGGCGTTTTAGCAACAAGCTGCGTTTTCTTCTGGAGTGCTGCTTTGTTGTTCGGACTCGTTACGACTGGGTTGGGAGGTTTTCAAGCTTGGTTGGGTAGCGGGGTTGTTTTGTTTTTCCTGTTGTGCTTAACGAATTTTGTTAGGTTAGGGACTGTAGCAACTCATACTCCCTTTGATTGGTTAGCTTTACTCTATCCCGGTACTGTCTTGCCCTATCTGGTTCATGCTACTTTTCTCCCGTCAAAAACAGTTGGCTATTTAGCGTTAGAAAATGCCTACCAATCGGGTGGGGGGCTAAACAATTTGCTTTGGTACGGGCAATCGCTTTGGCGCAATGTTTGGACTGGCGTTGGTTTTATGCTTGTCAACTATGGATTGTGGATTTACTGGATCGCACAGGGACTAAAACGCCGTTTCCACAATCCGCTAGCTATGCTGTGGAGTAAGGGACAAAGTTATGCGATTTCTGGCTGTTTTGCAGCAATGATTCTCGGATTTACCTTACAAACGACCGAATCCTATCAACTCTACGAGAACTTCTTGATGTTGCAAGCTTTTGTATTACTTCTGTTCTTGCTTTTGATGGCAGGTTTGAGTCCCCATCGCCAGACACTGCAAGATTGGGTAAGATATCGTCATCAGATGAGTCGAGATCGTCGCCACTTGCTCAAAGAATTAATCTGGGGAGACAAAAGTCCTTCTACAGTTGCGATCGCGCTGAATTTATTAATTGTCACGTCTTTCATCGTCCCTTCGATCTTTCTATTTCCCCTCGAAGACCACAAGCTTCGCCTTCTGGCAGGGGTGCTGCTCGATTTGGGGACGATCCTGATTTACGCTGCGATCGCTCAACTGATGCTAATGATGAAGAGTCAAAAAAGAACGATTTGGGCATCGGCGACGGTCACTGTGCTGATTTTCTTGCCTTTAGCCATTATGGCTCTCTTTAGCAGCGGCGACCCGAGCAGAATAGCTGCATTCGGTCTCTTTTCTCTAGCTTCAGTCTGGGCGGTCGATTACGTCAGCACGACGACGCTTTGCCTGTCGCTGTTGGGGCAATGGCTGGCGATCGGACTTGTTAGCTTCCAGATTACCAGACAGTTGCGAAAAGCTGCCGAGTCGGAGACAAAAGCTTTGTTGTCTGACTCTTACAAGCGGGCGATCGCTAGTTCTTAG
- a CDS encoding ABC transporter ATP-binding protein, whose product MGQELAIATYGLTKQFDRYIAVNNIELRVESGEVYGLIGPNGAGKTTLIRMLAAAEEPTIGEIYIHGDRLLRDDSNPRLKQRLGYLPDDFPLYDDLTVWDYLDYFARLYRLRQPHRRRRLQEVLELVQLTSKRHSLIATLSRGMKQRLSLARTIIHEPILLLLDEPVSGLDPIARMQFREIIKVLQAAGMTILISSHVLSDLAELCSSVGIMELGFLVESASLQELYERLSRQQIVISTLGDLEALKGELKNHPCVEGWEVLSQKNSLRIDFSGGDEESAELLRSLVAAGIPLKEFHCTAEDLESIFLKLGHKQVS is encoded by the coding sequence ATGGGACAGGAACTGGCGATCGCAACCTACGGACTGACCAAACAATTCGATCGGTACATCGCCGTAAATAACATAGAATTACGGGTTGAGAGCGGAGAAGTTTACGGACTGATCGGTCCTAATGGTGCCGGAAAAACCACTCTGATCCGAATGCTGGCAGCAGCAGAGGAACCGACTATAGGAGAAATCTATATCCACGGCGATCGCTTGCTGCGCGATGACAGCAATCCACGACTGAAACAGCGCCTCGGTTATCTTCCCGACGACTTTCCTCTATACGACGATCTGACGGTTTGGGATTATTTAGACTACTTCGCACGACTTTATCGACTTAGACAACCTCACCGTCGCCGTCGCTTGCAGGAAGTACTGGAATTAGTCCAACTAACCAGCAAGCGCCACAGTCTCATTGCCACTCTCTCGCGGGGGATGAAACAACGCCTGAGTTTGGCACGCACGATTATTCACGAACCGATTTTACTGTTACTCGACGAACCTGTTTCTGGTTTAGATCCGATCGCGCGGATGCAGTTTCGGGAAATTATCAAGGTTTTGCAAGCAGCAGGCATGACCATTTTGATCTCCTCCCACGTTCTCAGCGATCTAGCAGAATTATGCTCTTCGGTGGGGATTATGGAACTGGGTTTTCTGGTTGAAAGTGCTTCGCTACAAGAGTTGTATGAGCGTCTATCGCGCCAGCAAATTGTTATATCAACCTTGGGAGACTTAGAAGCGCTAAAGGGAGAGTTAAAAAATCATCCCTGCGTAGAAGGTTGGGAAGTTTTGTCTCAAAAAAATAGTTTGCGAATCGATTTTTCTGGAGGAGATGAAGAGAGTGCCGAATTGTTGCGATCGCTTGTCGCTGCGGGAATTCCTCTGAAAGAGTTTCACTGTACCGCCGAAGATTTGGAATCTATTTTCCTCAAACTCGGACACAAGCAAGTTTCTTGA
- a CDS encoding BON domain-containing protein: MARSQENSSSKKSESANSNPEATDSLEELIALLNDLGLAKEDLNKFSTSSKQQAKQQPQSNPSNLLPDNPDLLSLHRAVVELKEKLERLENQVYEPTDLINPLLPLITELLNIKSIESQESLLKALIPIIDEVIQQRSGQDFQKMGEAIAPVLPTAIAHEIKNSPTEIAKAIAPEMAIAIQEQIRLDPGAIATTLGPQMGEAIKNQIKVEQNAMVDALYPVIGSTISKYMVELVKSINEKVESAFSFEGIKRKIRAKLQGVSEAELILQEAINYEVQAVFLIHKTSGLVIRELHPSLELRLEADMLAGLLTAIRSFVNECIVQPGEVSELNQIEYDASTIVLEVAGYCYIAAVIRGSPSKRYMQKLRKTLGQIVLKYGKFIAAYDGDPAAIPNSIEPLLEKLTRTEAQEKASKPPYALLAILGAIIFFWGFVLYRGSVANRIEAKTSAALDAAPELSIYRISPEMHWDKLTLAGRVPNQYLKDKAGKIASQVAPNLKIDNQIIAVEVPADPVLTAGEIERVAWIFNQKEGVAITAHHDYNTKTVTIEGIVPDRSAAEQITQVFKNIPGVETVTNTVQIRPILETRIYFESGSTKYSSPDTADRLRAIRLFLDRNPGVHLRIIGHTDDTGDRPKNQDLGIQRARLVQQALIAEQIEPSRLHVSGSAELPPGVTPDRPLWLSRCVRFEVFIPSPGDR, translated from the coding sequence ATGGCGCGATCGCAAGAAAATTCGTCTAGTAAAAAATCTGAATCCGCTAACTCCAATCCAGAAGCAACAGACTCGTTAGAGGAGTTAATCGCTTTACTGAACGATTTGGGATTAGCAAAGGAGGATTTAAATAAGTTTTCTACTTCTTCAAAACAACAAGCCAAACAACAGCCGCAGTCAAATCCTTCAAACCTCCTGCCTGACAATCCCGACTTATTATCTTTGCATCGGGCAGTCGTCGAGCTAAAAGAAAAGTTAGAAAGGCTAGAAAATCAAGTTTACGAACCAACAGATTTAATTAATCCCCTTCTCCCCTTAATTACAGAACTGCTCAATATTAAATCGATAGAGTCGCAAGAATCCCTGCTCAAAGCTCTCATTCCGATTATTGACGAGGTGATTCAACAGCGATCCGGGCAGGATTTCCAGAAAATGGGAGAGGCGATCGCGCCTGTTCTGCCGACGGCAATTGCCCATGAAATTAAAAATTCGCCCACAGAAATAGCCAAAGCGATCGCTCCAGAAATGGCGATCGCTATACAAGAACAAATTCGACTCGATCCCGGTGCGATCGCAACAACTCTGGGGCCGCAAATGGGCGAAGCGATCAAAAATCAAATCAAGGTCGAACAGAATGCGATGGTGGATGCCCTCTATCCCGTCATCGGCAGCACCATCTCTAAATACATGGTCGAACTCGTTAAATCCATCAACGAAAAAGTCGAATCGGCTTTCAGTTTTGAGGGAATCAAACGCAAAATTCGCGCCAAGCTTCAAGGTGTCTCAGAAGCCGAACTAATTCTCCAAGAAGCCATTAACTATGAAGTGCAGGCAGTTTTTCTCATTCACAAAACGTCGGGTTTAGTCATCCGCGAACTTCATCCATCTTTGGAGTTGAGGCTGGAAGCTGATATGTTGGCGGGGTTGCTAACGGCTATCCGCAGCTTTGTCAACGAATGTATCGTACAGCCAGGAGAAGTATCCGAACTCAACCAAATCGAATACGATGCCTCCACCATCGTTCTAGAAGTTGCGGGCTACTGCTACATCGCCGCCGTCATCAGGGGTTCGCCCTCCAAACGCTACATGCAAAAACTCCGAAAAACCCTCGGTCAGATTGTCCTTAAATACGGCAAGTTCATCGCTGCCTACGATGGCGATCCCGCAGCGATTCCCAATTCTATAGAACCGCTGCTAGAAAAGTTAACTAGAACTGAAGCACAAGAGAAAGCCTCTAAGCCGCCCTATGCTCTGCTAGCGATCCTCGGTGCCATAATTTTTTTCTGGGGATTCGTGCTTTATCGAGGCAGCGTTGCCAATCGCATCGAAGCTAAAACCAGTGCTGCTTTGGATGCTGCGCCAGAATTATCTATCTATCGGATCTCTCCTGAGATGCATTGGGATAAATTGACGCTCGCCGGAAGAGTTCCCAATCAATATCTAAAAGACAAAGCCGGAAAAATCGCCAGCCAAGTCGCACCAAATCTTAAAATAGACAATCAAATTATCGCCGTAGAAGTCCCAGCCGATCCCGTACTAACCGCAGGAGAGATAGAAAGAGTCGCCTGGATTTTTAATCAAAAAGAAGGCGTGGCGATTACTGCCCATCACGATTACAACACCAAGACAGTCACGATTGAAGGAATCGTACCCGATCGCAGCGCAGCCGAACAAATTACCCAGGTATTCAAAAACATTCCAGGCGTTGAAACCGTCACTAATACAGTACAGATTCGACCGATTCTTGAGACTCGCATTTACTTTGAATCGGGTTCGACTAAATATAGTTCTCCCGACACCGCCGATCGCCTCAGAGCCATTCGACTATTTCTCGATCGCAATCCAGGGGTTCATCTGAGGATTATCGGTCATACCGATGATACGGGAGATCGACCCAAAAATCAGGATTTGGGTATCCAACGCGCTCGCCTTGTCCAACAGGCATTGATTGCCGAGCAAATCGAACCTTCCCGATTACACGTTTCTGGCAGTGCCGAACTTCCTCCCGGCGTTACCCCAGATCGACCTCTATGGTTAAGCCGTTGCGTCCGCTTTGAAGTCTTTATTCCTTCCCCAGGCGATCGCTAA
- a CDS encoding Rab family GTPase, translating into MSVISKKICFIGDYGVGKTSLIRRFVDRQFSDQYLSTLGVKISRKLVEIATPKGIERQKVQLLIWDLEGRTKFHAITSSYLQGATGAIIVADLNRRDTIARIREHVELVSRANPKGISAIVALNKSDLFDGDELENLSEIARFQDHPHILPTYITSARTGENVDEIFQKLAHRMLEGVTV; encoded by the coding sequence ATGTCCGTCATCTCTAAAAAGATTTGTTTCATTGGCGACTACGGGGTTGGCAAAACGAGTTTAATTCGTCGTTTTGTAGACCGACAGTTTAGCGATCAATATTTGTCAACGCTTGGGGTAAAAATTTCGCGAAAGCTAGTCGAAATAGCAACTCCGAAGGGGATAGAACGGCAGAAAGTCCAATTGCTGATCTGGGATCTCGAAGGACGAACCAAATTTCATGCGATTACTTCGAGTTATTTGCAAGGAGCAACCGGAGCGATTATTGTCGCCGATCTCAATCGTCGGGATACGATCGCACGCATCCGGGAACATGTCGAATTAGTTTCTCGTGCCAATCCCAAAGGAATTAGCGCGATCGTAGCCTTGAATAAATCGGATCTTTTTGACGGAGACGAGTTGGAAAATCTCTCTGAAATTGCTCGATTTCAAGACCATCCTCACATTCTCCCCACCTATATCACTTCTGCAAGGACGGGCGAAAACGTCGATGAAATCTTCCAAAAATTAGCCCACCGTATGTTAGAAGGCGTAACTGTATAG